The Paenibacillus sp. FSL H7-0357 nucleotide sequence CCGCGCGCGCGGATTCTACGAGTGCGCTTCGCAGCTTTTTATTTCCTTTTCGCGTCCTCGCCGATCGCTTCTTTCCCGCACTTTCATCGTGACCTGGAGTCATTCCTGCCCATGAGCACAAGTGCCCCGCGCTTGGAAACCGTGTCATGTCCGTTCCGATTTCTGCCAGAATCTGCTCCGCAGTTCGTTTACCAACACCGGGAATGGTATCCAATAACTTCAGGTCCTCCGCAAAAGGGGACAGCCGGCGTTCCACTTCTTCATCCAGTTCTGTGATGAGCTCATTCAGTTGGTCGATATGCGACAACTGTTTTTCCAGCATGAGCAGTTGATGTGGACCCAGGCTACCCTCAAGGGCAAGCTTCAATTGCTCTTTTTTCGCCTTCAGCTTCTTTTGTGCAAAATTCGCCAAAGTCGATGGATCCGTTTCGCCCTGAATGATGGCTTCCAGCATGCTCCGTCCAGACACCCCCAGCACATTGGACGCCACCGATGAGAGCTTGATATTCCCACCCTCCAGCACCTTCTGCAGACGGTTCACTTCCCGGCTCCGTTCTTCAATTATACTTCGCCGGTAGCGAATGATTTCCCGAAGCTCACGTTGCTCCCGACCCGGAATATAGCTCCCCTGCACCAGTCCATGCCGGAGCAACTTTGCAATCCACTCCGCATCCTTCACATCCGTTTTCCGCCCGGGTACTGCTTTGATATGCTGCGCGTTCACCACGACCGGCTTGACGTCTTCCAGTTCAAGCAGGTTATAAATCGGTTTCCAGTAATCCCCGGTGCTCTCCATCGCGACATGGCTGCACCGCTCGCTTTTGATCCAATCCACCAGATCGACCAGCCGACGAGTCAGTGTTTCAAAACTTCGAATCTCCTTTCCTTTCGGCGTAATGATACATGCTGTGATGCTTTTCTTGTGTACATCCAGTCCACAGCAACGTTCAATGAGTACTTCCATCTTTGCTTCTCCTACCTGCTGGCCGTGATTAAGGCTGGTGCAAAGACCAATGCTAAGGTTATTCTGCCCTGCGTGCTTCCCAATGGGAGCAACAATCTGTGATGCACCGGGTCGTTGGGGTCCGTCTTATATGCGGGTTCGTATCACCAAGAATTTCCGACCTACCTTCGCCAGCCCACTACCCAGTATCGCCCATATTTTCATTCCTCAGTGGTGCCGCGCAGCAGCATGGGGGTCTTATATTTGAAGCTAAGGCCCCACTTTGTGGGGTTATTTTGCTACTGTGCTTCCTTCAGGATATGCTCTACCAGCTCATCCAGCGGAACGGTTGCGAGCGCAATCGCCGTGTCCGTTACCCCGTAATAGATGTAAAGCAATCCGTCTTTGACTACATTCCCAGTCGGGAAGATGACATTGGGGATCTGAAAACCGAATTTCTCATAATACGTCTCCGGCTCCATAATGAAATTATGTGTCCGGGCAATGATCTTCTCCGGCTGCTCCAAATCCAGCAGCATGGCTCCTACACGGTAGACAATGTCCTCATCGACGCCGTGATAGAGCACCAGCCAGCCCTTGTCTGTACGTATCGGAGGTGTAGAGCCTCCGATCTTCCGCGATTCCCAGGATAGATTCCCGGCTGTGGCAAGCAGCTTGGGTTCTTCCCAATGGATAAGATCCTCGGAGTAGGTAATCCACATGGCCGCCTTCTCGGTTCCGTAGGCTTCACCCACGTATTCCTCGGGACGGCGCAGCAGTACGAATTTGCCGCCTATTTTCTCAGGGAACAGAATATTATCCCGGTCATTGATATCCAGTGGTGTCGTGTCCGCAACAAACTCCCAGTCCAGCAGATTATCCGATTTCAGAATGGATGACCGGGTCAGCCAATGCCCCTCCTCTTCCCCCCAGCCATCCGGGTATTCCGGAATGGAGCGCTCCGGGACACCCGCCCCGGTAGGATAATAGCTCATGGCGCAGGGGCGCAGGGCATAGTTCAGATAAAAGGTTCCGTCGATTTTGACAATCCGCGGGTCCTGCACACTGCCGTAAGGAAATCCCAGCATATCGGGTGTCACAATCGGCTCATCCTTCACGTGGGTAAAGTTCACGCCGTCCTCGCTCTCCAGCAGGCCCAGAAAGTTCTTGCACGGGGTCAGGGAACCTGCGGTGCGCTCGATCATATAGAATTTCCCGTTATCGATGATGACCGCAGGATTGAAGACCGTAACCTTTCGCCATTCATAACCGCCAGGGACGACGATCGGATTATTCGGATGTCTTGTGATTTGCATGTCTATTCCTCCTGCGAATAATGTTCATGGTATAGTTTGATTGTTTGAACCTCATAGGGTTTAAAAGAAAGCGGGATAACTCCGCCGGAAGATTCCACGGGACCCGTCTCAGTCTCCAGCAGATTCACCCGGCAGGCGCGGATATCATCAGCCTTCCAGTTCAGCACAGCCGTATCTCTGCTGCCTGCGGATTCATACAGCCGGACAATGGTCCCGCTGCCGTCCTCTGCACTCTTGATCGTATCGAGCACCACATGCCCGCTCTGAAAACCAAGCCAGGCATAGGTACCCGGATAGCTGCCGGGATGAGACTCTTCGCTGACCACCAGCAAGGGTTCGTTCAACTCCGCCGCTTCCCGCACAACAGTACTCTGACGCCATTCGCCAGCGTGGGGATACAGAGAATACGTAAATTCATGTTCCCCCTGATCCGCATAGCGGTCCGGCCAGCGCGGGGCGCGCAGCAGTGAGAGGCGCAGCACTCCGTCATGGATGTCATAGCCGTATTTGCAGTCATTCAGCAGACTGACGCCATAGCCTCCCTCGGACAAATCCGCCCAGCGGTGGCCGCAGACCTCGAATTGTGCCTGCTCCCAGCTGGTGTTGCGGTGGGTCGGACGCTCCAGTGCTCCGAACGGAATCTCATACGTAGCCTTCGCGGCCACAATGTCCACCGGGAAAGCAGCCTTCAGCACTTTGTGCTCCTCTTTCCAGCTCACACGGGTCTGAAAATCTACCCTGCGGCTGTGCCGGGGCAGAATGATCTCCTGCTCAATCAGGGATTCATTCAGCTGCCAGCGGAATTTCAGCACCGTCAGTGCAGGTCCGCTGACCAGGACCTCCCGGTCCAGCAGCTTCGCCCGGCCTGCAGGCTGCTGCTCATAACGCGGGTCCAGGTCCCAGGCATCCCATAGAGGGGGAGTATCATGATAGAACTGCAGCTGGTTGCCGGTCTGTCCGGGCTGAAGCAGCTCCCGGCTGGCACTCTTGTCGTACCAGCGGCTGATTTCCCCGTCTTCATTAAACTTAAGAATATAATGCTCTGTCTCCCATTGCTCCGGGAAGGCTTCTCCGGCGCTGAGTTGTCCCTGAGGCTCATGCCTTCCGCCGGCTTGTTCCGCTTCCCGCAGCCAGAATGTCCGGCAGCCAAAGGCGGGGACCCTGCGGACCCGGACTGCCAGCGTATAGCTGCCGCCGGCTCCATCCGTGTTCCAGCATTCGCTATCCAGCAAGCCGTCTTCATCGAACGCCTGCACCGCAGTCAGACTGCTGTCCCCCTCAAGCCGGATCAGCTCCGTCCGCTCCCAGCCCAGGCTGTTGAAGACTACATAGGGACGGCCCTCCCCCGAAGTATCCACTCCGCTTGCCAATGCACGGAGTGAAGTGTCCCGCACCTGCTGGCCCAGGCTGAATATTTCCGCGTATTGCTCCCGCGAGGTGGTGTACACCTCCGGAATTGAAGTACCCGGGATGATATCATGGAACTGATTAAGCAGCAGCAGCTTCCATCCTTCGGCAAGCTCCGGATATTCCGGTTCCAGATGCTTCAGAAGCCCGCTCTTTTCCGCGAGTACGCTCCAGATCTCCGCTTGCCGGTACAGGACCTCCGCTTTGCGGTTGCTGCGTTTATTAAAGGCATGTGTAGTGAACGTTCCCCGGTGAAGCTCCAGATAGAGGTCGCCGTGCCACGCGGGAAGCTCCGGCTGGCGCAAGCTGATCTCCGAGAAAAAAGCCTCCGCAGTAGAGAATCTGCTGACGGGCTGGCCCGGCGTCAGGCCGGTACGGGCCACGTATTCCAGCATTTCATGGGTGACCCCTCCTCCGCCGTCACCGTGGCCGTAGAGCAGCATCAGCTCATCATGCCGTTCCTTCTGGGCATAGGCCTGCCAGTGCTCCTGGACATCCTTCGGATGGGTATGCTCGTTTACCCCGTGGTTCTGATAGGCCACGATCTTCGTTCCGTCAATGCCGACCCAGTGGAACAGCGTATGCGGGAAGGGATTGGTATCATTCCAGCCGAGCTTGGTTGTCATGAAATAATCAATTCCAGCCTGCTTCAACAGTTGTGGCAGAGAAGCGCAATAGCCGAAGGTATCAGGCAGCCATTCAATCGTGGACCGCTTGCCGAATTCCTCCATATAGAAGCCCTGACCATACAGCATCTGCCGCACCAGCGATTCCCCGCTGGGGATGTTTAAATCCGGTTCCACCCACATGCCTCCGACCAGCTCCCACCGGCCCTCGGCAATCCGTTCCTTAATCCGTTCGTACAGCTGCGGATAGTTCGCCTTGGCAAAGGCATACAGCTGTGGCTGGCTCTGGGAGTAGCGGAAGTCCGGATACTTATCCATCAATGCGCAGACCGTAGAGAAGGTCCGGCTGACCTTGCGTACCGTTTCCCGGACCGGCCACAGCCAGGCAATATCAATATGCGACTGGCCCACCATGTGCATCGTCCCGGCGGACAGACCATCTGACCTTTCCGCCGCTACCTCCGCCCGCAGCTGCTGTTCAGCACCTGCGATGGCATCGCTGTCACGGAGCAGATGCTCCTTCATGTAGAGCTTATCCATCACCCGCTCCAGCGCCTTCAGGGTACGTATGCGGCGCATATCCTCTACAGGCAGCAGCAGGGCCGCTTCATGCGCCGTCTTCACCGTATGCAGCAGGCTGTATACGGGAGGATTCACACGCACAAGTGTGATTTCGATCCCGGCCAGCGGCGGCTTAATCACCGCCTGGCGGTTCAGGGGATCCTCCGGCTCAGGCACCGGATCATACAGCTCGATACCGAGCTGAAGCTCCTCTCCTGCAGCGCCGGGAGGCAGAGGAATGAACCAATGATTGCTGTCCAGGCCATGGTGCGGCACTCCATTAATACTCAGGAGGCCTTCCCCGCGGCCCAGATAGAGCAGTGCAGTCTCTTCGCGCGGCCAGTCTTCCGGAACCGCGACCTGATGCTGAAGGAAATACGTGGTACCATAGCCTCCGTCGAGCCGTGAAATCTTGTAATTCTGATGAAGCTCCTCTTCGTGCTCGTATAAGCCGGGAGAGACGTAGCGGGACCTCTGCAGACTCCATTCCTTCAGCTCTATCTTCTCCGCCCACTGGCCTTCCGCCAGCCAGCCGATAAAACGGTTCATACGCTTCATAACTCAGCCTTCCTCCCTGACATGGAGCGGTGCCGTCAAATATTCTGCAGAGTGAGGTCCCGCCATGATCGTAAATTCCCCTGTCTCCACGATCCGCGTTAAATCTGCCGATACGTATTCCAGTTGCTCCCTGCCGACCTTGAACGTAACCGTCTGCATGTCTCCCGGCTGGAGGCTGATCTTGCGGAAGGCCTTAAGCTGCTTCTCAGGACGCGTTATGCTGGAGGCCAGGTCTGAAATATACAGCTGAACCACCTCACTCCCCGTCCGGGCACTCGAATTGGTTACATCAACGGATACACGCGCTTCACCATCCGCAGAAATGACGGAGGGCTCCACCTTCAAGTTGCTGTATTTGAATTCGCTGAAGCTAAGTCCGTAGCCGAACGGATACTCGGCATTAAAGTCCGTCTCCAGGTACCGCTTGCCTCTCGTCCGCCGCTTGTAGTAATACACGGGGAGCTGACCGGCATGTTTCGGAATACTGATGGTCAGCCGCCCGGAAGGGTTCACTGCGCCGAAGAGAATGTCGGCAATGGCATGCCCGCCTTCCTGACCGGGGTACCAGGCTTCCAGAATGGCATCGGCATGCTCTACAATCCATGGCTCGGCAATTGGACGGCCATTGATATAGACCACAATCAGCGGCTTACCCAGCTTGTGAATTTCCTGCACCAGCTCAAGCTGCACGCCCATCAGATTCAGTGTGGCACGGTCAATGCCCTCGCCGCACTCCATATCGCTCCAGGAATGTTCGGTCACGACAGAAGCACCAGTGAGCAGATCAATCGTCCCTTCGCCAAAGTCCCGGCTACTTGAGCCGCCAATCGCCAGAACAACCGCATCCGCCTCGGCTGCACAGGCCAGTGCATGCGCGAAGCCTTCCCGGGAATCGCCTTTAATCCGGCAGCCCGGAGCATACAGCACTCTGTCCAGCCCGCCGCCCAGCGCATTTCGAATCCCGTCCAGCACAGTGACAATAGCGCCTTTGGGCTGAGGTGAG carries:
- a CDS encoding IS110 family transposase, which translates into the protein MEVLIERCCGLDVHKKSITACIITPKGKEIRSFETLTRRLVDLVDWIKSERCSHVAMESTGDYWKPIYNLLELEDVKPVVVNAQHIKAVPGRKTDVKDAEWIAKLLRHGLVQGSYIPGREQRELREIIRYRRSIIEERSREVNRLQKVLEGGNIKLSSVASNVLGVSGRSMLEAIIQGETDPSTLANFAQKKLKAKKEQLKLALEGSLGPHQLLMLEKQLSHIDQLNELITELDEEVERRLSPFAEDLKLLDTIPGVGKRTAEQILAEIGTDMTRFPSAGHLCSWAGMTPGHDESAGKKRSARTRKGNKKLRSALVESARAAGRKKNTYLSAQYHRIAGRRGKNRAAVAVGHSILAIVYVLLTRRQAYRELGFDYFDQRNHEMVMNRSIKRLESLGYQVNLSEQLA
- a CDS encoding glycosidase, producing the protein MQITRHPNNPIVVPGGYEWRKVTVFNPAVIIDNGKFYMIERTAGSLTPCKNFLGLLESEDGVNFTHVKDEPIVTPDMLGFPYGSVQDPRIVKIDGTFYLNYALRPCAMSYYPTGAGVPERSIPEYPDGWGEEEGHWLTRSSILKSDNLLDWEFVADTTPLDINDRDNILFPEKIGGKFVLLRRPEEYVGEAYGTEKAAMWITYSEDLIHWEEPKLLATAGNLSWESRKIGGSTPPIRTDKGWLVLYHGVDEDIVYRVGAMLLDLEQPEKIIARTHNFIMEPETYYEKFGFQIPNVIFPTGNVVKDGLLYIYYGVTDTAIALATVPLDELVEHILKEAQ
- a CDS encoding alpha-mannosidase, which produces MKRMNRFIGWLAEGQWAEKIELKEWSLQRSRYVSPGLYEHEEELHQNYKISRLDGGYGTTYFLQHQVAVPEDWPREETALLYLGRGEGLLSINGVPHHGLDSNHWFIPLPPGAAGEELQLGIELYDPVPEPEDPLNRQAVIKPPLAGIEITLVRVNPPVYSLLHTVKTAHEAALLLPVEDMRRIRTLKALERVMDKLYMKEHLLRDSDAIAGAEQQLRAEVAAERSDGLSAGTMHMVGQSHIDIAWLWPVRETVRKVSRTFSTVCALMDKYPDFRYSQSQPQLYAFAKANYPQLYERIKERIAEGRWELVGGMWVEPDLNIPSGESLVRQMLYGQGFYMEEFGKRSTIEWLPDTFGYCASLPQLLKQAGIDYFMTTKLGWNDTNPFPHTLFHWVGIDGTKIVAYQNHGVNEHTHPKDVQEHWQAYAQKERHDELMLLYGHGDGGGGVTHEMLEYVARTGLTPGQPVSRFSTAEAFFSEISLRQPELPAWHGDLYLELHRGTFTTHAFNKRSNRKAEVLYRQAEIWSVLAEKSGLLKHLEPEYPELAEGWKLLLLNQFHDIIPGTSIPEVYTTSREQYAEIFSLGQQVRDTSLRALASGVDTSGEGRPYVVFNSLGWERTELIRLEGDSSLTAVQAFDEDGLLDSECWNTDGAGGSYTLAVRVRRVPAFGCRTFWLREAEQAGGRHEPQGQLSAGEAFPEQWETEHYILKFNEDGEISRWYDKSASRELLQPGQTGNQLQFYHDTPPLWDAWDLDPRYEQQPAGRAKLLDREVLVSGPALTVLKFRWQLNESLIEQEIILPRHSRRVDFQTRVSWKEEHKVLKAAFPVDIVAAKATYEIPFGALERPTHRNTSWEQAQFEVCGHRWADLSEGGYGVSLLNDCKYGYDIHDGVLRLSLLRAPRWPDRYADQGEHEFTYSLYPHAGEWRQSTVVREAAELNEPLLVVSEESHPGSYPGTYAWLGFQSGHVVLDTIKSAEDGSGTIVRLYESAGSRDTAVLNWKADDIRACRVNLLETETGPVESSGGVIPLSFKPYEVQTIKLYHEHYSQEE